The following coding sequences lie in one Leucobacter allii genomic window:
- a CDS encoding SDR family NAD(P)-dependent oxidoreductase, translating to METPTVLITGAAQGIGHATAALLADRGHRIVIADLQQESATTAAAALNERFPRAEQHLGFGVDVADETSVAALFEALSAQTESLHGLVNGAGNLIRGDAETYGTEAWRLQLEIHLTGAFMLSRGAFPLLAAGGGSIVNIASVGSTFGLPGRVAYATAKSGILGLTRTLAVEWGGNGVRVNAVAPGYVATEMVQSGIRNGTLSTEKLFARTPLGRLADPREIASAIAFLLSDDASFVHGEVLRVDGGVTVDGTF from the coding sequence ATGGAAACACCGACCGTACTCATCACCGGAGCCGCGCAGGGCATCGGCCACGCCACCGCCGCGCTGCTCGCCGACCGCGGCCATCGCATCGTGATCGCCGACCTCCAGCAGGAGTCCGCGACGACCGCGGCTGCAGCGTTGAACGAACGGTTCCCCCGCGCCGAGCAGCACCTCGGATTCGGGGTCGACGTCGCCGACGAGACCAGCGTCGCAGCGCTCTTCGAAGCGCTCTCCGCGCAGACGGAGTCCCTCCACGGCCTGGTCAACGGCGCGGGGAATTTGATCCGCGGCGATGCGGAGACGTACGGCACGGAGGCGTGGCGCCTGCAGCTCGAGATTCATCTCACCGGCGCGTTCATGCTGAGCCGCGGGGCGTTCCCCCTGCTCGCCGCCGGCGGCGGCAGCATCGTCAACATCGCGTCCGTGGGGTCGACGTTCGGCCTGCCCGGCAGGGTCGCCTATGCGACCGCCAAGAGCGGCATCCTCGGCCTCACGCGGACCCTGGCCGTCGAATGGGGCGGCAACGGGGTGCGCGTGAACGCCGTCGCCCCCGGGTACGTGGCGACCGAGATGGTCCAATCGGGCATCCGGAACGGCACGCTGAGCACCGAGAAGCTGTTCGCCCGCACGCCGCTCGGTCGCCTCGCCGATCCGCGCGAGATCGCGAGCGCCATCGCGTTCCTCCTTTCCGACGATGCCTCGTTCGTCCACGGGGAGGTGCTCCGCGTGGACGGGGGCGTGACCGTCGACGGCACCTTCTAA
- a CDS encoding transketolase family protein has product MRSQRQVWGDTLVELVRGDDRVVVIDGDLATSTMASRVAEQHPDAFIQAGIAEQSMVGMAFGMSTLGYRPWLSSFGVFLTHRALDQVRMLVAQTGAPVRIAASYAGLLNGSSGKTHQDIEDLAIMRAMPGMTVVAPADEFEAAAAIRWADTFAGPVYLRLARDAVAPVFDSDYRFELGAVRTVREGADLALVSTGVQTSRTLAAAELLEAHGISARVVHAPTIKPLDPAGLLAAAGGAPLVISVEEHTVIGGLGSLVAELFADHGVTTPLFRIGLADEWSESAPNDFLLHKHGLSPRRVCEQVLARLRQ; this is encoded by the coding sequence ATGAGATCCCAACGACAGGTCTGGGGCGACACGCTCGTCGAGCTCGTGCGCGGCGACGACCGCGTCGTCGTCATCGACGGCGATCTCGCGACGTCCACGATGGCGAGCAGGGTCGCGGAGCAGCATCCAGACGCGTTCATCCAGGCCGGTATCGCCGAGCAGAGCATGGTCGGCATGGCCTTCGGCATGAGCACGCTCGGGTACCGGCCGTGGCTCTCGAGCTTCGGCGTCTTCCTGACGCATCGCGCACTCGATCAGGTCCGCATGCTCGTCGCCCAGACGGGCGCCCCCGTGCGCATCGCGGCCTCGTACGCCGGGCTGCTCAACGGCTCGAGCGGCAAGACCCATCAGGACATCGAGGATCTCGCCATCATGCGCGCGATGCCCGGAATGACGGTCGTCGCGCCCGCCGACGAGTTCGAGGCGGCAGCGGCGATCCGCTGGGCCGACACCTTCGCGGGCCCGGTGTACCTCCGGCTCGCCCGCGACGCCGTTGCGCCGGTCTTCGACTCCGACTATCGCTTCGAGCTCGGCGCCGTGCGCACGGTGCGCGAGGGCGCCGACCTCGCGCTGGTCTCCACCGGCGTCCAGACCTCGCGCACACTCGCTGCCGCCGAGCTCCTCGAGGCCCACGGCATCTCGGCTCGCGTCGTCCACGCTCCGACCATCAAGCCGTTGGATCCCGCCGGGCTGCTCGCCGCGGCCGGCGGAGCCCCCCTGGTGATCTCCGTCGAGGAGCACACCGTCATCGGCGGTCTCGGTTCGCTCGTCGCCGAGCTCTTCGCCGACCACGGCGTGACGACACCGCTCTTCCGCATCGGCCTCGCCGACGAGTGGTCGGAGTCGGCGCCCAACGACTTCCTGCTGCACAAGCACGGTCTCTCCCCCCGCAGGGTCTGCGAGCAGGTGCTCGCACGCCTGCGGCAGTAG
- a CDS encoding transketolase codes for MTPEKPARPSDDELAALSREGRWRVISTVAASGAGHIGGPLSAMDLLISLYFGELRIDPAQPQHPDRDRFILSKGHNAIGLYSVLAMRGFFPLDELATFDRGDSRLQGHPDMKLTPGVDASSGSLGQGLSAGAGMALAARRLGKTFHTWVMLGDGELEEGMVWESVISAPRYGLDNLTAIVDLNGLQQFGWPRQEHDRFDRSEPMGHTDLEAVFTGFGWRPIRIDGHDFGAIRRAFDEATGARGSDGRPSVILADTAKGRGVSFAEGAYRWHNGVATDAQLAVAHAELGFPDPQPEPPKESIR; via the coding sequence ATGACACCTGAGAAACCAGCGCGGCCCTCGGACGACGAGCTCGCGGCACTGTCGCGGGAGGGCCGCTGGCGGGTCATCAGCACCGTGGCGGCGAGCGGCGCCGGCCACATCGGCGGACCGCTGTCCGCGATGGATCTGCTCATCTCGCTCTACTTCGGCGAGCTGCGCATCGATCCGGCGCAGCCGCAGCACCCCGACCGCGACCGGTTCATCCTGTCCAAGGGCCACAACGCGATCGGCCTCTACAGCGTGCTCGCCATGCGCGGATTCTTCCCGCTCGATGAACTCGCGACGTTCGACCGGGGCGACTCCCGATTGCAGGGGCATCCGGACATGAAGCTGACCCCCGGGGTGGACGCCTCGAGTGGTTCCCTGGGCCAGGGCCTCTCCGCGGGAGCGGGAATGGCGCTCGCCGCACGCCGTCTCGGGAAGACGTTCCATACCTGGGTCATGCTCGGCGACGGAGAGCTGGAGGAGGGGATGGTGTGGGAGAGCGTCATCTCGGCCCCCCGGTACGGACTCGATAACCTCACCGCGATCGTGGACCTCAACGGGCTCCAGCAATTCGGGTGGCCGAGGCAGGAGCACGATCGCTTCGACCGGAGCGAACCGATGGGGCACACGGACCTCGAAGCCGTCTTCACCGGCTTCGGCTGGCGCCCGATCCGCATCGACGGCCACGACTTCGGGGCCATCCGACGAGCCTTCGACGAGGCCACCGGCGCCCGCGGTTCCGACGGACGCCCGTCGGTGATCCTCGCGGACACCGCCAAGGGGCGCGGCGTCTCCTTCGCCGAGGGCGCATACCGTTGGCACAACGGCGTCGCCACCGATGCGCAACTCGCTGTCGCCCACGCCGAGCTCGGGTTCCCGGACCCGCAGCCCGAGCCCCCGAAGGAGTCGATCCGATGA
- a CDS encoding IclR family transcriptional regulator has product MDNVSSLWDVIASRRRLDAMQPSLVRQLWEDLAMANSAAAPSMDILLKADAVLSVLERERECSVQRLAEAVEEPVSSTYRLLASLTAVGLASRGAKRGLYRLGFLPLRVGGMLESQLDVRELAGPMLYALSRVTGATVLLWVRRGDAAVCIERISRSDVQTAASRLGDSMPLWGGAAGRVLLAHLPAPEARSVISRFELGDRGGKSLIEELAEIREAGYCLAESSSTPGVASISAPVFNHRGELEVAVSISGLRKWIVEDGGAAVDEVRATAREISATLGCGTAEAAGGSAEAIGGSAE; this is encoded by the coding sequence ATGGACAATGTGTCTAGTTTGTGGGATGTAATTGCGTCACGTCGGCGACTCGACGCGATGCAGCCGTCTCTCGTGCGGCAATTGTGGGAAGATCTTGCAATGGCGAACAGTGCTGCTGCCCCCTCCATGGACATCCTGCTCAAGGCGGATGCGGTCCTCAGCGTTCTCGAGCGGGAGCGGGAATGCTCGGTGCAGCGCCTCGCCGAGGCCGTGGAGGAGCCGGTCAGCTCCACCTACCGGTTGCTCGCGAGCCTGACCGCCGTCGGCCTCGCTTCGCGGGGGGCCAAGCGCGGCCTCTACCGCCTCGGCTTTCTGCCGCTGAGGGTCGGCGGCATGCTGGAATCCCAACTCGACGTGCGGGAACTCGCCGGACCGATGCTCTACGCGCTCTCCCGCGTCACCGGTGCGACGGTGCTGCTGTGGGTGCGTCGCGGGGACGCGGCCGTCTGCATCGAGCGCATCTCGCGTTCGGACGTGCAGACGGCTGCCTCGCGTCTCGGGGATTCGATGCCACTGTGGGGCGGTGCGGCGGGACGTGTGCTGCTGGCCCACCTCCCGGCTCCCGAGGCGAGGAGCGTGATCTCGCGCTTCGAGCTCGGCGACCGCGGGGGGAAGAGTCTCATCGAGGAGTTGGCAGAGATCCGAGAAGCCGGCTACTGCCTGGCCGAGAGCAGCTCGACCCCCGGAGTCGCCTCGATCAGCGCGCCGGTGTTCAATCATCGCGGCGAGCTCGAGGTCGCCGTGTCCATCAGCGGGCTGCGCAAGTGGATCGTCGAGGATGGCGGCGCCGCGGTGGATGAGGTGCGCGCCACCGCCAGGGAGATCAGCGCGACGCTCGGATGCGGCACGGCGGAAGCAGCCGGAGGGTCGGCGGAAGCAATCGGAGGGTCGGCGGAATGA
- a CDS encoding IclR family transcriptional regulator: MSAVKPNKVLANATAVIDLLSREGALSPAEIATATGIARSSVYRLVDALVSIRLVEPAAAAAGSRVRLHRRWLRLADAAALGLTEWSGAQGVLEEVAHDTGLTAYLTVPDGDMATCVAWARGSGIDLLELRPGRSLPLNAGAAGRCFLAFNGPLADRVFEHGDWPVFTDRTLADTASLRIDAETNRARGYVLSDEDVTVGVGALGVPLMRDGQLVGCLSVGGLAEAIRGEQESLARRVARAADRLLG; this comes from the coding sequence ATGAGTGCGGTCAAGCCGAACAAGGTGCTCGCGAACGCGACCGCCGTCATCGATCTGCTGTCGCGCGAGGGGGCGCTGTCGCCCGCCGAGATCGCGACGGCGACCGGCATCGCGCGGTCGAGCGTCTATCGCCTGGTCGATGCGCTGGTCTCCATCCGGCTGGTGGAGCCGGCAGCGGCAGCCGCCGGCTCGCGGGTGCGGCTGCATCGACGCTGGCTGCGCCTCGCCGACGCGGCGGCGCTCGGCCTGACCGAGTGGTCCGGGGCGCAGGGCGTGCTCGAGGAGGTCGCGCACGACACCGGCCTCACGGCATACCTCACCGTTCCCGATGGCGACATGGCCACCTGCGTCGCCTGGGCCCGGGGCAGCGGCATCGATCTGCTCGAGCTGCGGCCGGGGCGGTCCCTGCCGCTCAACGCCGGAGCCGCGGGCCGGTGCTTCCTGGCCTTCAACGGACCGCTCGCCGATCGGGTGTTCGAGCACGGGGACTGGCCGGTGTTCACCGACCGGACGCTCGCCGACACGGCGTCACTGCGGATCGATGCCGAGACGAACCGTGCGCGGGGGTACGTGCTGTCCGATGAGGACGTCACGGTCGGCGTCGGTGCCCTCGGCGTGCCCCTGATGCGAGACGGGCAGCTCGTCGGCTGCCTCTCGGTCGGCGGGCTCGCGGAGGCCATTCGCGGGGAGCAGGAGTCGCTCGCCCGACGCGTGGCCCGCGCCGCGGATCGCCTGCTCGGCTGA